TAGCAGAATAGCTACATACTACTTCAATACTAAGGTGAGGCAACAATATGTTAAGAAGAATAAACATTGTGGATAATCCAAATGTAGGAGTATTTATTTTAGCAACTGATAATTTAGCTATTGTTCCTTACAATCTTCTTGATGAAAGAGTTAAGTTGATTGAAGAAACTTTAGAAGTTGATGTTGTAAAATCTTCTATTTCTGGATGTAACCTTATTGGATCTTTAGCTGTAGCTAATTCAAATGGTATCGTTGTTTCCCCACATGTATTAGATAGAGAAGTTAAACAGTTTGAGGAATTAGGTTTAAATGTAGCTACAATTCCAGGTAATTACACAGCAGTAGGTAATATTGTTGCAGCTAATGATACTGGAGCTATTGTAAGTCCATTTTTATCTAGTGATGCAATTAAAGTCATTGAAGATACTTTAGATGTTAATGTTGAATCTACTTCTATGGTTGGAAGTGATATTATTGGTTCATTAATTACAGTTACTAATAAAGGATTTTTAATGGATAAAAATGCTACTGAAACTGAAGTAGACTTTGCTCGTGATGTATTTGGTGTTGAAGGAGATATTGGTACTGTAGGTAGGGGTATTTCTTTAGTTGGTGCATGCTCTCTTGCAAATTCAAAAGGAGCTATTGTAGCTAAAGAAAGTACTGGTCCTGAAATGGCTAGAGTTGAAGAAGCATTAGGCTTTTTAGACGATTTATAAATAATATCCTGAGGAGTTAATATGATAACAAAAATTTACAGAGTTAAAGGTACTTTTGTAATGGGCGATTCATATCATAAATTTACTAAAGAATACAAAGCTACTAATGTGGCTGATTTAGAAGAAAAAATTTATGAACGTTTTGGAAGTAAACATGGTTTAAACAGAAACCAAATTTCTATTAAAGACATTGCTGAAATCGAACCTGAAGATGTTGTAGACCCAATTTTAAAAGAAATTTTATAAGGGTGTTACTATGGAAGATCAGCAAAAATTTAATCAATTACTTAATGAAATAAATATGTACAAACAGCAATCAGACTTAATTCAACAACAAATTGAATTAGTTAGAGCTTCAATTGCTGAAGTTGATGCATTAACCAACACTTTAGATGATTTGGATGGTAAGGATACTGTTGAAGCTTTCGTACCTGTAGGTGCTGGTTCTTTCATTAAAGGTGAACTCAAAAACACTGATGAAGTTATTGTAAGTATTGGTTCTGGAATAGCTGTTAAAAAAGATGTTGACGGAGCAAAAGAAACTATTGCAAGACAGAAAAAAGATTTGGAAGATAGTTTAGATAAAATGTTAGCTAATATGCAACAAGTATCTGATATTATCGGATCTTTATCTGCTCAAGCAGAACAAATAGCAGCAGTTGCTCAAGGAAACATGTCAGCTACTGGATTAAACTAAATAACTTCCTTTTTTTATTTTTTTCTATTTTTTCATTGATTTGTTCGTATTATTAGTTAATATATTTATTATTTCAGTTAGATTTTTTCCTTCTTTTTCTAGTGTTTTTATTTCGTTTATTGTTTTTATTTTTGCTTCGTATATTCCTTCATCTCTTCCTTCTTGGCGGAGTTCTTCGCAGTATTCGTGTATTATATCTTGCCAGTTTTTTTCATGCATTTTAATCACTTCTTTTATTTCTTCTAATTTTTCAGGGTTTTTTATAAATATTGCTGAGGTTAATAATAATCCCCAATATAATAATTCTCTTTCTTTTTTTGTTGGATTAATTAAGTTTTGAGTTAAATAACATATTTCCTCAACAATTAGTTCTGAATTTTTTGTAGTGTTTAAGAATGGTATGAAAATTAAATCTAATGTTTCTAAAAAAGTTAGTTTTTTATTATTTTTAATTTTATTCTTAACATTTTTTTAATCTTTTGTCTCCATTATATTCTTTTAAAAATATTATTCTTATTGGTGTAAATTTATTTACTTTTCCTATCCATGCTTCTCTGGGAGATTTTTCAGGATTTCCTGTTGATACAATTATTGTGTTTACTGGTTTTCCTGTTTCTTCATGTTTTTCTATAGCATATCTTCCAGCATGAATTAGATTTCCAGGGTTTAAGTTGCCACTATAATGTTCATAGTGGGTAATAGAGCAATCTTCCATTTCATATGTAAAATCCATCAATAAATTTTTAAAATTAGGAGTTATTATTTCAGTAGGTATCTCTTTTTTAATTTTTTTACAGGGTAATTTTACTTGCACTTTATTGTCTTCTTTTTCGAGGGAATCTAAATAATAAAGAAATTCTTGTCCATGGTGTTTTGCCAAGTATTTCATAAGTTTATCCTCACTATTGTGTATCTTTCGTTGAATCATTTAATCACCTTATTAATTTAGTATTTCTATAAAGCGCTTTAATAAATACAATAATACTTTGTTATAGCTAATATATAATCTATTAAGTTATAAATAAGGATAATTATTTATTTTTAGATTAATTTAACAATTTTAATGCAGTATTATTTACTTTTTATTTTTAAATATTATAAAAAACATATTATTTTCTAATTGAACCAATAGGGTGTGTAAAATTTGTTTGAATCTTTGAAAAAGAAATTTTCACGTACTAGTGATAAATTAGAAGAAGAGCTTATTGAAGAAGCACAGGAAGAAAACAATCTTGAAGAAGAATCTGGTAAAAAATTTTCCTTCTTTTCATTTGGTAAAAAGGATAATAAAGAAAAAGAGCCAGAAAATAGTGATGTAGCTGAAATTCCTCAGGAAGTAGAAAGTTTATCCGAAGAAAAAGTTTTAGAAGAATCTGATGAAGAAGTTATGGAAGAGTCTGAAGCAGAATCTCTTGATGACTCTGAAGAAGAAAAATCTAAGAAATCTCACTTTTGGAGTAGGAATAAAAATAAAGAAACTTCTGAAAATGATGATGAAAATGAATCTAAATCTCATTTCTGGAGTAGGAATAAAGATAATTCTGATGAAGAGGAAGAAACACCCGATGATGAAGAAGAACCAAGTGGTATGTTTTCATTTATTACTGCTAAAACTATTTCAGAAAAACACCTTGAAGATATTTTATGGGAACTTGAAATGGGTCTTTTAGAAGGGGATGTTGCTATGGAAGTAGCTAGTGAAGTAGTGGATTCTGTTAAAGATGATTTAGTTGGTCGTAAAATTAAAAGAAGTAATGATATTACAGAATACACTTACAATGCTTTAAAAAATGCAGTGTCTGAAATTATTAATATCCCAGGCAAATCCATGACTGAAATGATTGAAGCTAAAAAAGCACAAGGTGAACCTCTTGTTGTAATGTTTGTAGGTATTAATGGTACTGGTAAAACAACAACAATTGGTAAATTAGCTAATTACTATCTTAAAAAAGGTTATACTCCAGTAATAGCTGCAGCAGATACTTTTAGAGCTGGTGCTATTGAACAGGTCAAATATCATGCAGATAATGTTGGGGTTAAACTTATTAAACATCAAAAAGGGTCTGATCCAGCAGCAGTTGCATTTGATGCTGTTGAACATGCTAAAGCTCAAGGTAAAGAGTTAGTTTTAATTGATACTGCTGGAAGAATGCAGACTAACACTAATCTTATGGATGAAATGAAGAAAATTAAAAGAGTTGCAAAACCTGATTTGGTTGTTTTTGTAGGGGATGCTTTAACAGGTAATGATGCAACTCAACAAGCATCTAAATTTAATGAAGCTATTGATATTGATGGAGTTATTTTAACTAAAGCAGATGCAGACAGTAAAGGTGGAGCTTCATTATCTATTGGTTATGTAATTAAAAAACCTATTTTATTTTTAGGAATGGGTCAGGAATATGATGATATTAGAGAATATGATGCAGATTGGATGTTAAACCAGCTATTTTCTGAAAACGAAGAAGAAACAGATTAAAATCTATAAATCTGGATTCAAACAATTTCCATGGCTTTGAGATAGTATTTACTATTTTTCAACGCCATATTTATCTTATTTTGCTAATTAACTAGTGATAACATGAGTAACAACAATACTGGTGAGTGGAACTCTTCACTTGCTTTTTTAATGTCAATGATAGGGGCTGCTGTTGGATTAGGTAATATCTGGCGTTTTAGCTATGTGCTATATTCCAATGGTGGAGGATCTTTTTTTATACCTTATTTTGTAGCTATAGGACTTTTAGGGATTCCATTTTTAATTTTAGAATATGGATTAGGTTTTAAATTTAAAATGTCATTTTCAAATTTATTACATAAAATAAAACCTAAATTTGAAATAATTGGATGGATATTATGTCTGTTGGCATTTGGGGTAGTAACCTATTATATGGTTATTTTAGCTTGGGATGTAGTGTATCTTGGAGCAAGTCTATTTTTAGGATGGGGTAGTGATCCTTCTAGCTTTTTTGTAAATTATGTTGGTGGAGATTCTAATATTTCCAGTTGGGGTCATTTAATAATCCCAACAGTAATTGGGTTAATTATTGTATGGGTGATGATTTGGCTAATTTCACATAGGGATTTAAATTCAGGAATAGGTAAAGTATCAAAAATATTAATTCCAGCATTATTTGTTATAATGGGTTGTATTGTAATCTTTTCTCTAACTTTACCTGGACATAATTTGGGGATTAAAACATTATTAACACCAGACTGGTCTTTATTATTTAATGTTAATATTTGGCTAGCAGCATTTTCACAAATAATATTTTCATTATCTCTAGGAATGGCTATTGCACTTACATATGCTAGTTATTTACCTAAAAATGCAAAATTAATTAACAATGTATTGATAGTAGTTAGTTCAAACTCTGGATTTGAAATATTCACAGCATTCGGAGTATTTTCTATTTTAGGTTTTATGTCTGTAACTTCAGGAGTTCCAATTGAAAGTTTAATACAGCAGGGAACAGGATTAGTATTTATAGTATTTCCAACAATCTTCAATGTAATGGGTGTTTCAGGCCGTATACTTGGATTATTATTCTTCTTAGCTATTTTATTTGCAGGAATAACTTCTGCTTTAGGATTTTTAGAACCGTTACTTAGTTCTGTCTGTGATAAATTTAATGTTTCACGTAAAAAATCAGCAAGTATATTGTGTGGTGTAGGTTTTGTAATTTCAATGTTTTTCACATGTGGAATTTCATCATATTTAGTTGAAATAGTTGATGGATTTTTAAACCAGTTTGGAATATTGTTTTTAATTGCATTACAGTGCATTATATTTGGATGGATTTTAGGAATTGATGATTTAATAGAAGTTGTTAATAATAATTCTGTATTGCATGTTGGAAAATTATGGAAAACAATTATTAAATATATATTGCCATGTGTAATTTTCATAGTTTGGACATTTGGAATAATCGAACTATTTAAAAATGGGGGATTCCTGGAATTAACTGTTGATATTTTAATTACTCTCAGTGTTCTTATAGCTAGTGTTATATTAACAAAAGTCGATGATTATAAATAAGGGTTACTAGAAATATTAAAATGTAATATGGTTTTTCTTAAATCATATTGTAAAAATATATCAACAAAAAATTTATTTTTTGATTCGTTTAAAACCTTCTCAAGTGTTTTAAAGGGGTTTAATGCTCCTTAAAACACACTTTTAATAAAATTTTTTCCTTTTAGAATAAGCTTTAAGTCTCTTTTTTTCTAATTTCTTATAGGAATCAGATTTATAAGTATTTTTCTGCCTATTAGTTGTTGCATTAGGCATTACAGTTACTAAATTTATCGTGTTGTTATCACAAGCAAAAACAACCTTGATTTCGCAATACTTCTTAGTTTTCGGAGCTGGAAAAATAACTTCATACTGATGATTACCATTAGGTTCATACCTTAAAGGTTCCTCATTCAAGATAGTGTCAACTATATACTCTCTTGATATTCCATTATCATCAAGCCTTTGAACAAAATGAGTATTTTCAAAACACCAATTGATGTTACTAAGGTTTCCAACAATATATTCATCAAAGATATCCATGATTCTTATTTCTTAATTAGTGGTTATTATAAGTTATGATTTATTTATTTAATAATCAATTCTTAGTTTGAGCCGATGATTTTTTTATGATTAATTAATAAGTTTTAAATTTTAAATTGTATAATTTAATATTTTATTTTAGTTAGTTTAATAATATATTATTTTGCTGGTGGTCTATCTAAATATTTTTATTAGTTAGAGATTATACATTATTATAAATATTAAAAGGGATATTAAATGCAGACAATTAAAGAATTTGACATTGATGCAAAACCATTTTTAAAATGGGCTGGAGGAAAATCTAAATTGATCAATGAGATTGAATTAAGATTTCCAAAATTTATTAAAGAATCTGGCAAAATTGAAAAATATTTTGAACCGTTTATAGGTGGAGGAGCTTTATTTTTTTATTTGATGTCTAATTATGATGTTAGTGAATCATATATTTATGATATTAATTCAGAACTTATTGTGGTATATAAAACTATTCAAAATAATCCTCATGAATTGATTGATTTATTAAGTGAGATTAAAGAAAGGTTTATTCCAAAAGATCATGAAGATAGAAAAGAATTTTATTTGAATATTAGGAAATCATTTAATGAAAAATTATATGATTTTGATTTTGAAAATTATTCTCAGGAATTTATTGAAAGAGCAGCTCAAATTATATTCATGAACAAAACGTGTTTCAATGGTTTATTTAGAGTTAATAAAAAAGGTGAATTTAATGTTCCTTTTGGAAAATACAAAAATCCTAGCATATTTGATGCTGAAAATATAATTGCAGCATCTGTTGCTTTAAAAAATACTAAAATTATCAATGCTTCTTTTTTGGAATCTGAACAATTTATTGATGAAAATTCATTAGTGTATTTAGATCCTCCTTATAGGCCATTGTCTAAATCGTCTAATTTTACAAGTTATTCTAAATTTGATTTTACTGATGATGACCAAATTGAGTTGGCGAAGTATTATAAGCGAATTTCTAGCTCTGGAGCAAAGGTTATTTTAAGCAATTCTGATCCTAAGAATACTGATGAAACTGATAATTTTTTCGATGATTTGTATGGTGATTTTGTTATAGATAGAGTTAAAGCTCCTCGTATGATTAATTGTAATGGGAATAAGCGAAAACCTGTGAATGAAATTATTGTTAGAAATTATTAATTACACATCTTTATATATTTTGTTAGTATATTATTGATTATGGTTAATTATTCTAAATTAGGTTATAGTTCCAGAGCGGATTATGAATCAGCTTTTTATGAGACATTGTTGGAAACAAATAGAACTCATGACTTTTATGTCGATTGGGGAAAAATATTTGGTAAATTAGAAGATACTACTCGTGAAATTAATATTTTAAATACTTTGGTTGATTCTTCAGATGTTGAAAATGATTTTAGAAAAATTATTTTGGAACATCCGAAGGTAATTTCAGTATTGCCTTCTATATTGGCCATTCGTGAAAAAAATATTGCTGTATTGGATGAATATGAAATGAAATGTTTGAAAGTTAGTTGTTCAAAAAGATCTCCTTCAGACATTGGTGATATAGTTGATTTTTCTGAAAAAACGGGTTTATTAAATCTTTTTAATAATATACGTGATTTAAAATCATATTTGATGGGTGTTGAAGTAGGTTTGGATACTAATGCAAGAAAAAATAGAAGTGGCCATATTTTTGAGAAGATTGTTGGGGATTTATTGAAGAAAAAAATAAAAGATTTTCCAGATTTAACGATATCTGCTGAAGAAACTTTAAATTTTGAAAGAACTAAACGTTTGGATTTCGTAATTCATAAAAATGATGTTCCTAAATTTTTATTTGAGTGTAATTTTTATGCTAGTAGTGGAAGTAAACCTATCGAAGTTGCAAATGCGTATATTGATTTAAATAAACAGATTAAAGAACAAGACATGGTGTTTGTATGGATTACTGATGGTTTTGGATGGAAAAAAATGTATAATGCATTTCATGAAGCTTCTACAAATATTGATTTTGTTTTAAATTTTAACATGTTAAATGACACTATTTATAATTTATTGGATGATTAATGTAATTTAATCATGTAAATATATTTTTTTCTTTTTTGACTTTGTTGAAATATTTTTCTTTTACAAGTGAAGTTGCATGCTGTCTTGTTGTTTAATTCATGTAATTGAGGTTGATAATCTTTGAAAGAATTCATGACGTCTTGTGTAATGTGAGATCTCTTTTTAATCGTAAATGTTTTTGTATTTTGTCAAATAATTTTAATAAGTCAATTATTTGCATATATGTGCTTTGTGTGTAGAATTTTATTGCTAAAATTGAGAGTAGTGCTACTTGTGTGAAATCATGTTTTGAAAAAATCTCTTGAATATTTATTTAACATGATTTTTGAATATTTAAATACTCATTTTAACAGTATTATTAGGGTTTTATCTCTTTAATTTTTTTAAGTGCCAGTTTTTAAAAACAGAAATTCAAATGATTTAATTGCTTTGAAAACAAGTTACTAACTGGGAAATAAGTATTTTTTAGGTTTCATGTTAATAATTTATTTTTCATGATACTATATATGAATATATGACGATTATTTTTTTAATTAAGGTATATTTTTAACTGTAAATAATGTAATGAAGTTTTTAAATAATTTTAATGAAATTAAAATGAAAATAAAAAAATAAAATCATTTTAAAAATTTTTTTGCAAAAATCAAAAAGGAATTCAACAAAGTTCATTTTTTAGTGTGTTTAACTATGTATGCTTTAAGATATTATAAAAAATAAAACTTTATTTATTTTCTTCCAATTTCTTTATATGGTGAACAAAAATATCAAAATTAACTTTAATTTAATGAATATTCTATTGTGAATTTTAAAATTAATGGGGTATTTTTTGGATTTAATAACTTTAATCATAAACTTATAAGAAAAATGTTATTTTTAAAAAAATTTGTAATTACAAATATACTTATTTTAACATGTAAATTAAGAATAATCTATTTTTGTATAATTATTTTATTAGTTTATACTCATAACCAAATAATTTATATATTAGAAATTATAATAACCATATGTAATAAAAAATGAGGTGATCATTGTATTAAAATTAACATTTTTTGATGTGAATTTAGGAAGTTCTACATTAATAGAAACTAGTAATATGAATATGTTATTTGATTTAGGAATTGATGAAAAAACAGGTGTGAATCCACTATTCTCATTCAAGGGAGATTTAAACTATTTAATAATTTCACACCCACACAAAGACCATATAAGTGGACTTTCAAGAATTGATTGTAAAACACCAGAAGTTTTTGGTCGAAATAACTCCATCCCATTAGATTTAATTCAAAAACAAATTAAAACTGCACAAACATATGATGATAAAATATTATATGAAAAATATTTAGAACTTAATAAAAATTATAACTATCCAGTGCAAGCTAAAAATGATCCATGCAATCCTGATGTAAATGGTGGGCTATTTTTTAAACATTATTTGCCATTACGAAGTGATATAACAGATTTGAACTATTATAGTATCTCTACATTCATTGAATATGAAGGAGCAAAAATATTATTAATGGGAGATAATACTAAAACAAATATTGAAGAACTGTTAGACAATCATGATTTTCTAGAAAATACTCAAAGCATTGATTTATTACTAGCACCACACCATGGGCGATTTTCCTGTTATAAACAAGAATTAATGGATCATCTAAAACCAAAGATTACAATAATATCTGATAAAAGTAATCAGGATGAGGTTACTGCATCCAACAAATATAGTTCAAATTCTTGTGGAGTTTGGGTATTAAAAAATGGAAATCATGTTAAACGTAGATGTTTAACTACACGTAATGATGGAAATATTTGTGCATTAATAAACAATGGCAGATTAGAGTTATCCTGCGAATAATGGTGATATAATGTCTACAATAAAAAGTTTTAGTGTGAAAAATGGAGATATGTTCTATATAAAACATAATACAAAAAATTTTACAATTATTGATTGTAATTTAGTTGAAGAAAGAAAAGAAAAAGTTATTAATGAAATAATATGTGCAAAAAAAGGAAAAGAAATTATAAGATTTATTTCAACACATCCAGATAAAGATCATTTATTAGGATTAAGTGAGCTTGATAATAAACTTCAAATTAGAAATTTTTACTGTGTTGATAATAAAATCAAATTTGATGATGAAGATGATTTTAATAAATACTGTGAACTTAGAGACAATGTTGACAAACATTTTCCCATATTTAAAAATTGCTCAAGAAAATGGTTGAATCAAACATATGGCGCCAATGATGATATAGGTAGCTCAGAAATATTTATTTTATGGCCAAATATAAATAATGAATCTTTTAAATATGAATTAGAAAAATTAGAAAATGGTGAAAATGATTCTGCTAATAATATATCTCCAATAATTAAATATTCATTAGATGGAGGAGTAACCGCATTATGGTTTGGAGATATGGAAAATGATTTTCTTGAGAAAGTTAAAGATGAAATAGATTTTCCAAAAGCTGATGTTATATTTGCACCACATCATGGTAGAAATAGTGGAAAAATACCTAAAGATATTTTAGATAAAATTGAACCAAAATTAATTATTATAGGCGAAGCTAAATCAGAATATTTAAATTATTATGATGGTTTTAATACTATTACTCAAAATACGGCAAAAAATATTGTTTTGGAATGTGTAACTGGAAAAATAGATGTTTATACTGAAAAAGAATTTGATGAAGATTTTTTAAAATTTGAAAATGGTAAATGCAGATTGTTTAGTGGAGAACAATATAGGGGAACATTAAATTTAAACTAAAAACTTTTAATTATATGTTGGGTGTAGGATAATGGACGATTTGAAAAATTATGATGACAAATTGATTTATACTATAATATTCAATGTAGCATTTACATTACTTCTTAATAATCCCACAACACTTATTAAAAATAGTGATATGATTTCAATTGTACTCACAGTGCCTGTTTTATATTTGCCCATTTATATAATTAATAATTTAGTTTCAAGTGAATGGAAATATAAATTATTATACCCTAAAAATGAACCTCATAGATTTGCATATGGTATTTTTACAAAATTACAAAACAATGGCCTAAAATATGACTCAAAATTGATAGATGTAGAGTTGATATTAAAAGTTAATGGCAAACCTAAAACTGAACTTAAAGAAGATGAATTATGGTATAAAATATACCAAAAACATAGATATGATAATAAGATCTACCAACAAAATAGACAATTTTTATTTTGCAGAGATAACATGGTAAT
The uncultured Methanobrevibacter sp. genome window above contains:
- the pfdA gene encoding prefoldin subunit alpha, which translates into the protein MEDQQKFNQLLNEINMYKQQSDLIQQQIELVRASIAEVDALTNTLDDLDGKDTVEAFVPVGAGSFIKGELKNTDEVIVSIGSGIAVKKDVDGAKETIARQKKDLEDSLDKMLANMQQVSDIIGSLSAQAEQIAAVAQGNMSATGLN
- a CDS encoding sodium-dependent transporter, with amino-acid sequence MSNNNTGEWNSSLAFLMSMIGAAVGLGNIWRFSYVLYSNGGGSFFIPYFVAIGLLGIPFLILEYGLGFKFKMSFSNLLHKIKPKFEIIGWILCLLAFGVVTYYMVILAWDVVYLGASLFLGWGSDPSSFFVNYVGGDSNISSWGHLIIPTVIGLIIVWVMIWLISHRDLNSGIGKVSKILIPALFVIMGCIVIFSLTLPGHNLGIKTLLTPDWSLLFNVNIWLAAFSQIIFSLSLGMAIALTYASYLPKNAKLINNVLIVVSSNSGFEIFTAFGVFSILGFMSVTSGVPIESLIQQGTGLVFIVFPTIFNVMGVSGRILGLLFFLAILFAGITSALGFLEPLLSSVCDKFNVSRKKSASILCGVGFVISMFFTCGISSYLVEIVDGFLNQFGILFLIALQCIIFGWILGIDDLIEVVNNNSVLHVGKLWKTIIKYILPCVIFIVWTFGIIELFKNGGFLELTVDILITLSVLIASVILTKVDDYK
- the ftsY gene encoding signal recognition particle-docking protein FtsY; this translates as MFESLKKKFSRTSDKLEEELIEEAQEENNLEEESGKKFSFFSFGKKDNKEKEPENSDVAEIPQEVESLSEEKVLEESDEEVMEESEAESLDDSEEEKSKKSHFWSRNKNKETSENDDENESKSHFWSRNKDNSDEEEETPDDEEEPSGMFSFITAKTISEKHLEDILWELEMGLLEGDVAMEVASEVVDSVKDDLVGRKIKRSNDITEYTYNALKNAVSEIINIPGKSMTEMIEAKKAQGEPLVVMFVGINGTGKTTTIGKLANYYLKKGYTPVIAAADTFRAGAIEQVKYHADNVGVKLIKHQKGSDPAAVAFDAVEHAKAQGKELVLIDTAGRMQTNTNLMDEMKKIKRVAKPDLVVFVGDALTGNDATQQASKFNEAIDIDGVILTKADADSKGGASLSIGYVIKKPILFLGMGQEYDDIREYDADWMLNQLFSENEEETD
- a CDS encoding type II restriction endonuclease, whose product is MVNYSKLGYSSRADYESAFYETLLETNRTHDFYVDWGKIFGKLEDTTREINILNTLVDSSDVENDFRKIILEHPKVISVLPSILAIREKNIAVLDEYEMKCLKVSCSKRSPSDIGDIVDFSEKTGLLNLFNNIRDLKSYLMGVEVGLDTNARKNRSGHIFEKIVGDLLKKKIKDFPDLTISAEETLNFERTKRLDFVIHKNDVPKFLFECNFYASSGSKPIEVANAYIDLNKQIKEQDMVFVWITDGFGWKKMYNAFHEASTNIDFVLNFNMLNDTIYNLLDD
- a CDS encoding DNA adenine methylase, whose translation is MQTIKEFDIDAKPFLKWAGGKSKLINEIELRFPKFIKESGKIEKYFEPFIGGGALFFYLMSNYDVSESYIYDINSELIVVYKTIQNNPHELIDLLSEIKERFIPKDHEDRKEFYLNIRKSFNEKLYDFDFENYSQEFIERAAQIIFMNKTCFNGLFRVNKKGEFNVPFGKYKNPSIFDAENIIAASVALKNTKIINASFLESEQFIDENSLVYLDPPYRPLSKSSNFTSYSKFDFTDDDQIELAKYYKRISSSGAKVILSNSDPKNTDETDNFFDDLYGDFVIDRVKAPRMINCNGNKRKPVNEIIVRNY
- a CDS encoding translation initiation factor IF-6 codes for the protein MLRRINIVDNPNVGVFILATDNLAIVPYNLLDERVKLIEETLEVDVVKSSISGCNLIGSLAVANSNGIVVSPHVLDREVKQFEELGLNVATIPGNYTAVGNIVAANDTGAIVSPFLSSDAIKVIEDTLDVNVESTSMVGSDIIGSLITVTNKGFLMDKNATETEVDFARDVFGVEGDIGTVGRGISLVGACSLANSKGAIVAKESTGPEMARVEEALGFLDDL
- the rpl18a gene encoding 50S ribosomal protein L18Ae, whose translation is MITKIYRVKGTFVMGDSYHKFTKEYKATNVADLEEKIYERFGSKHGLNRNQISIKDIAEIEPEDVVDPILKEIL
- a CDS encoding ComEC/Rec2 family competence protein is translated as MNLGSSTLIETSNMNMLFDLGIDEKTGVNPLFSFKGDLNYLIISHPHKDHISGLSRIDCKTPEVFGRNNSIPLDLIQKQIKTAQTYDDKILYEKYLELNKNYNYPVQAKNDPCNPDVNGGLFFKHYLPLRSDITDLNYYSISTFIEYEGAKILLMGDNTKTNIEELLDNHDFLENTQSIDLLLAPHHGRFSCYKQELMDHLKPKITIISDKSNQDEVTASNKYSSNSCGVWVLKNGNHVKRRCLTTRNDGNICALINNGRLELSCE
- a CDS encoding DUF4258 domain-containing protein; this encodes MDIFDEYIVGNLSNINWCFENTHFVQRLDDNGISREYIVDTILNEEPLRYEPNGNHQYEVIFPAPKTKKYCEIKVVFACDNNTINLVTVMPNATTNRQKNTYKSDSYKKLEKKRLKAYSKRKKFY